A stretch of DNA from Fusobacterium mortiferum ATCC 9817:
CCTAATATTATATTTGAAGATGACCTATTTTCTTTACCTTTAAATAAATATTCACATATTATTATTGCTTCTTTAGTTCCTTTAAAATGTGAAATTTTAGAAAATATTCGTAGTACTATTCCTGCTACAACTAAACTAATTTTACGTTATGGGAATGAATTAAAGGAATTGTTCAATTATCCAATATATCAAAAAGAAATAAAAACTTTTATAAAAACAGTTATTAGAGATAGAGATTTTATTTATGATACTCTTCTATTAGAAAAGGAGTGAGCTATGGAAAATAATAATATTAATAATGTGTTAATTTTTGGAAATGGTCCAGTTGCTCTTCATTTATATCTAACTTTAAGAAAACAAGGTTCTAATAAAGTTGGTTTAAAAATTAGAGATAGTTTAAAAGCTCAAAAATTCTATGAAGAATTGAAAAAAGAACAATTCATTTTAGAAGGGAAAGTTAAAACTGAATTACCACTAATTGCTTATGGGAATACTGAAGTAAAACCTATTATTCAAAACTATAAAGAAATATTAGATGAATGGGAAACTTTTATTTTAGCAACTCCTTGTGATGCTTACTCTGACTTATTGGAAAATATCCAATTTACCTCACTAAAAAAATTGAAAACAATTGTTTTAGTTTCACCAGAATTAAGTTCTGCTTATTTTATTAAAATTCTGTTAGAAAAAAGAGGTAGAGATGATATTAATATTATTAGTTTTTCTAATTATTTTGGAGCAACTAATTTAGCAGAAGGAACTTATACTAAAATTATTATTAATGCCTTAAAAGGGAAGATTTATCTTGCTTCCACTAATGTAAATGATACAGAAATTTTAAAATGGGTAAAATATCTAAAAAATATGGAAATAGAAGGAGTTATTTGTAAAAATCCACTTATAGCTGAATCTAAAAATATAACTATTTTTGTTCATTCACCATTCTTATTTAATGATGTAAGTTTAAATCAAATTTTTCTTAAAGATCCTCAAAAAAGATATATTTATAAGCTATATCCAGAAGGACCTATTACAAAATATTCTATTCAAGACATGGTTAATTTATACCATGAAATTATGGAATTATATAAAAAAATGAAAATAGAAACCTTTAATTTATTAGAATTTTTAAATGATAGCTATCCTGTATTGGAAGAATCTTTACATATAGATGAAATTAAAAGTTTTATGGACAAGCCAAAAAATGAGCAGATATTTCTTCTTTATGTAAGATATTGTTGTATCCTAATAGATCCTTATTCAGTTCCTGATGAAGAAGGGAAGTATTTTGATTTTTCAAAAGTGGAATATTCTAAAATATTTTTAGATAAAAATAATAAATGGTGTATCCCACGTAGACCTACTGAAGATTATTCAAAATTAAATTTATTATTTTATTTAAGCAAATATTATAATACAACAAATAGTACAATGGAGAAGTGTTTAAAAAAATATGAATTATTTTATAATGGCTTACTTTCAGAAAAAGGAATAGAAAATATTAATGAAAGTAGCTATCTTCATCAAAGAGGAGATGAAGCTAAAAATTTATATTCTTATATAAATAATTTTATTCTTTAATTTAAATTATTTTATTTAACATATTTATTATTAAAGATCATAATATTAAAAAAAGGAAGTGAAAAGAATGAAAAATTTTAATTACTTTACATCAGAATTTGTATCTCCTGGACATCCTGATAAAATTTCTGATCAAATAGCCGATTCCATTTTAGATGCTTGTCTAAAAGATGATCCAAATTCAAGAGTTGCTTGTGAAGTTTTTTGTACTACTGGTTTAGTTGTTGTAGGAGGAGAAATAACAACTTCAACATATATAGATGTACAAGATATAGTTAGAAAAAAAATAGATGAAATTGGTTATAAACCTGGAATGGGATTTGATTCTAACTGTGGAGTTTTAAATAGTATTCATGCACAATCACCAGATATTGCTATGGGCGTTGATATCGGTGGTGCTGGTGATCAAGGAATAATGTTTGGTGGTGCTGTTCGAGAAACAGAAGAACTTATGCCTCTTGCACTTGTCTTATCAAGAGAGATATTAGTTAGACTTACTAATATGATGAAAAATGAAGAAATAAAATGGATAAGACCAGATCAAAAATCACAAGTTACTTTAGCTTATGATGAAAATGGAAAAATTGATCATGTAGATTCTATAGTTGTTTCAGTACAACATGATGAAGATGTTGCACATAACGAAATTGAAAAAACTGTTATAGAGAAAGTTGTTAAACCAGTTTTAGAAAAATATAATTTAAGTTCTGAAAATATAAAATACTATATCAATCCTACTGGAAGATTTGTAATTGGAGGACCTCATGGAGATACAGGTGTTACTGGTAGAAAAATTATAGTTGATACTTATGGTGGATATTTTAGACATGGTGGAGGAGCTTTCTCTGGTAAAGATCCTTCAAAAGTTGATAGATCAGCTGCTTATGCTGCTAGATGGGTGGCTAAAAATGTTGTGGCAGCCAATCTTGCAGATAAATGTGAAATTCAATTATCTTATGCAATAGGTGTTCCTCACCCTGTATCTATTAAAGTTGAAACTTTTGGTACTTCAAAAGTTGATGAATATAAAATTTCTGAGGCTATTTCAAAAATTTTTGATTTATCTCCAAGAGGAATAGAAAAAGCTCTTGAATTGAGAGAAGGAAAATTCAAATATCAAAATTTAGCAGCTTACGGACATATTGGAAGAACTGATATTGATACTCCTTGGGAAAGATTGAACAAAGTTGAAGAATTGATAAAATACACCAATAAATGTTAATTATTTTCTAAATAATATTTATTTTTAAATCTAACAACTTCTTATTTATATAAAAAGGCCAATTGTAGATTTTTTAAAAATTTTCACAATAGGCTCTCTTTTTCTGTAAATAATATTCTA
This window harbors:
- the metK gene encoding methionine adenosyltransferase, with amino-acid sequence MKNFNYFTSEFVSPGHPDKISDQIADSILDACLKDDPNSRVACEVFCTTGLVVVGGEITTSTYIDVQDIVRKKIDEIGYKPGMGFDSNCGVLNSIHAQSPDIAMGVDIGGAGDQGIMFGGAVRETEELMPLALVLSREILVRLTNMMKNEEIKWIRPDQKSQVTLAYDENGKIDHVDSIVVSVQHDEDVAHNEIEKTVIEKVVKPVLEKYNLSSENIKYYINPTGRFVIGGPHGDTGVTGRKIIVDTYGGYFRHGGGAFSGKDPSKVDRSAAYAARWVAKNVVAANLADKCEIQLSYAIGVPHPVSIKVETFGTSKVDEYKISEAISKIFDLSPRGIEKALELREGKFKYQNLAAYGHIGRTDIDTPWERLNKVEELIKYTNKC
- a CDS encoding opine metallophore biosynthesis dehydrogenase, coding for MENNNINNVLIFGNGPVALHLYLTLRKQGSNKVGLKIRDSLKAQKFYEELKKEQFILEGKVKTELPLIAYGNTEVKPIIQNYKEILDEWETFILATPCDAYSDLLENIQFTSLKKLKTIVLVSPELSSAYFIKILLEKRGRDDINIISFSNYFGATNLAEGTYTKIIINALKGKIYLASTNVNDTEILKWVKYLKNMEIEGVICKNPLIAESKNITIFVHSPFLFNDVSLNQIFLKDPQKRYIYKLYPEGPITKYSIQDMVNLYHEIMELYKKMKIETFNLLEFLNDSYPVLEESLHIDEIKSFMDKPKNEQIFLLYVRYCCILIDPYSVPDEEGKYFDFSKVEYSKIFLDKNNKWCIPRRPTEDYSKLNLLFYLSKYYNTTNSTMEKCLKKYELFYNGLLSEKGIENINESSYLHQRGDEAKNLYSYINNFIL